The genomic stretch TGGTTGCTCTAGAGTTGGCTGGATATCATCTTTGTTTGTGATTGACAGGGTCTGAACTTTCAAATTTCCTTTAGGAAGCTTGTTCCTTTTTCCCATTAAGGCATTGCCAAGGACAGGATCACCTTCAATAAGGAGATGTGGAGATGCTGCAATTAACTTCTGCACCTGCTTGGAAGTCAATTATAAGCTGGGTTATAATGGCATTGTGCACAAGAATGTATCACATAAGCTAACCTAGTTATGAATGGGAAAAGGAAGAAAAAACTATTTATTTCCTGAAGACTCACTTTTATCAGCTTATGCAGCTCGAACACTTGGACAGCAAAAACCCTCTGCTGACTGTGGATTTTAAAAGAACAAAGTGTAAAACATCAGAAAAGCTATTATGCAGCAATCCGGAAAGCAAGAAAGTAATATTTGCAATATCAGTCTAACAAGTAACGTACTGTCCTTTTGGATGAAAATATGTGTTTCTACTAAAAAAAAGCAAAAACTGAAGGCATTCAGGATTCACATTATCTACAGTTTATTAAAAGGTACAACAGAATAGCTAGGTACTGAAAGCCAAACTAAGAGACATATCATCTTCATGTTTTTTTCTTCCATATGAGAATCAACTGAAAACTAAAAGAAAATGAAATTAAGCAAAGTGAAACATACAAAATAGTAATTTTCTAAACAACGCAACAAATACTTGGTACAAAACTACAAAACGGCTACTCAAGCACCATATACTTACTTCTGAATAGCTCTTCTCGCCTTCCAGAAATGCTTTGGACCAATTGCTCCAGCAATTTCATCTGGAGAGAGCTCCCACCCAGGTATGCATTCCACTGAGTCGTCAGATAAATCATCATTTTGCTCTCcactgtgatgttgtcgttttcTCTTTGCACCACCTTCCCGTGGGCTTCTTTCCAGTAAATTAGAATTCCAGTTAGAGCTATCTACATCAGTACATGGTTTACAGGATGATGGATTTCTAGTTGCTGTAGGGTTCTTTGCTTCTGTGGATTTTCCATTCACGCTTGTAGGTTGGCAACTGTTATTGTCAGAACGATTAATATTACTCACCTTATTCCTCATTTGACATAGTTTAGCATATTTGTCTTTGAACTTTTCTGATGCCTGAATTGATGAATCCTTTTCTTTAACTTCCACACCTTTTGGTACTTGCACTGCTTCTTTCTCCTTAACCTTTGGAGAATTCATTAACCTCATATCAGCTTCATTCATTCTGTCCAAGTGCTTATTCACAGTACTATAGCACTTTGCAGATGATTTGGACATTGAAGGACTTTTGTGTGGATTTGTAGTAGATTGGGGTTTGGATTTGTCTGCATGTTCTTGAGTAGAATATCGATAAATTCTAGGAGAACAGATGGAAGGAACCATAAATTCATCATCATTGACCACTTTCTTCCCAGAAGACTTGATGGTGTTGCCCCCTCTATGCTGTGAGGTGCACCCGGCAATTGATTTTGAAGCACAAACATCCTTGCTCTTGGTCTGTGAGGACATCCTCAGAGATTCTCTTCTTGTACTATTAGACTGCCCATTGATACAGTTTCCTTTGAACTTTTCAGATGAACGAGCAGGTTCATTTGAAGGCACATTAAAGGGCTGGAACAGAGTCCTGTCATAACCATAAACCTGGATGGAGAAACTCTGTCAGTACTTTGTAAAATTTATTGAAAAAATTGTTAATGGAACTCTAAGTTCCTATCTTTGTTTGCCAAGGCCCATCCAGTTAGGATCCCTCCCTGCAAACTGGTAGATAGTACTTTCAAAGCATCCAGCAACTTTCATTTAAAACTGGATTAGAGGTGAGAAATGGAGTACCTAAGGGTCAAAATCCCAATTCATTCTTTGCTCACCGCTTTACCCCGCAAAATGGGGGAGAATAGGGTGAGAATCATGAGTGCAGGAAGCcccttgttttcttttcttttttgctaTTATTTCTATGGGAATCTAACTATCAAGTACCTAGTCTTTCTACCTGTATTCGCAAGTAATTGATGTCTTGTCGGTGGTTGTAACATGGTTGTTCTCTGGAgtctggattttttttttctgtcctCCAATTTCGTAGAAAATATGATAGACAAGCATACATTACAGGATATGTATATTAAAGATTATAACAAATGAACCTGCAAATAAATTTATGTCAGGCACTAGCTTTTCCTACTGATTGTTATCCATTTCCTATTTGTTTCTGAACCTTTCCATATGTACTACAAAGTATACTCTCAGCAAAGaacatcccccccccccccaccgcacacacacacacaatgtTTAATCCCAAACACATCACAAAATGGCTAGAAGGGCAAGATGGTTGAAacagaattcaagtgaatgagAGCCTCAGTACAAGAGCTTCGCTCCAATCCACTAAATTAGAAGAGCCATAAGAATATACATGTAAAATCAACGCCCAGGGAGATGGTATTCTGGACAAACAGATCACTGTGGTTTTAAAGAAGGACATGCGTGGTTACAAAAAGGTACATAGGTACTTTCTAAGCAGCAAAATGTGGAGCCTAAACTGTAACACAACTATAAGAGGGAGGATCAACATTTCAGCCTCAGATAGAAGATCACTGACAAAGTCGTGCAAAGGATACTACCAGGTTGGATAGGGCAATGCTAAGGTACACCCTTTACCTCTAAGGAGGTAATATTTCAAATAAATTTGAGCcgttaatttttagatttttaaaatcaattaattgatctaagaaaataaaaaaaagaaaagatctTCAAATCCACTCATGCACGGGACAAGATAGAACCGGCGGCCAGCCACGTGGCCCTTCCTTGTTGATTGCACGTCCTTCCTTTTAGTATGTTACATATAAATAAAACATCAACATGTATACAACAGCTATTCAATTATTAAAAATTACattacatatataaaaaaatatcaacAATTAACACATTAATTGAGACGACGTGAACTTTGTAGTGACCTAGAACATGTAACGTATATTGAGCATGCAAGATGGCATGTAAATTTTCGTGCATGTTGGGCACATACACACATCATTTTCACGTCACTTTGAGCACATACACGTGTAATACGAGTTACTTGAATAAAAAATATGTAGTTTATGTTAATTAAATTATGCTATATCTAAAGTTGAAACAAATAAAAAGATTTACCCACATTCAATGGATCATGAATGCATCAATTAGATCTAAAACGATCTTTATCTCTAAAGCTTTTCCTAATTTGGCATACTTTCCAAAActaaaaattaaataaatatatgttTCATATATTACGTCCTAGGAGGTAATAGTTGATCGTGACCATCCGATCAAAATAAACAAACGGCTCACAGTCATTTGGTTGTACCATAGCAAAGCTCGGTTGGATAACACCAGCAAAACTAGGAAAGTTCAGTACAGCTACCTCTCGGATTTGGTTTCTTTCCCTAAATGCACAATCGAGTCACTCGTTATCTGAATTCTGAAGTGGTTTGGGTCACTCACTCCATCAATATATTTTCATTTGTTATGTTACCTATGATGGTCATAGCTAATACCCTAGCTCCTAAAATGACACCATTTTACTGATAACTATGCAAGTACCCAGTTGCACACAATTTGGCCAAATTTGATGAGGACAACTGAGCAGTAAACAACATGGTGACAGGGGTGCACAGCTTTCCTGTGAGTGATCCTCACAAGTTTGCACTCTGGAATAgttttcctgtcctacaaaCTCGCAGAACATTGGATAGTTGCTCATCTGTACAACATACACGATGAGGATCCTAACAAATGAACCTGCAAATAAATGTGTCATGCGCTGGGCCCCTAGCTTTTTAAACTGATTCTTGATCATATCCTCTCTTAGCTTGTGATCCCTTCTATTTATTTATGTACTAGAAACCTAGAAACTTCCTATGCTCGTGTGCTAGGCCAACATATATACTATGGGTTTGCAGGTTCGGCAATTGAGCTCACAGAAAAGTTGTTAGGATGCAAGTCAGGAATTAATTTTCAATGTTTGGAAGAAGTACAGTAGTTGCCAAGAAGCAAGAAAAACACAAGAACAGCTTAGACAACAGCAGGAAAATTGGTAACACGCAAATGCAAGCACAGTTtgcttcacaaaaaaaaaaaagcaagcacAGAGGTTTGCCTAGTTTGGCACGGGCTAAACTCAGCAGCAAAGAACACAGTGAGAACAGGGGGTTGAACTGAATTCTGCGTTTCCGGGGACGGGAAACTGGATCCTGAAAGCAGAGCAAACAGCGAGCGTCTCACCTGGGCAGCCGACGTGGAGGGCACGAGGCTGGCCTTGGCCCCCGCGGCgcgggcgggggcgggggcgggggagCTGAAGCGGTTGGACGGCACGGTGAGCTGCTCGTAGAGCGCCATCTTGTTCCTGGGCGGAGCCCGCGGGCCGCCGCCCTTGCCTGCGTCGCTGACGTGGAGCCGCGGGAACAGCGGGCCCTTGCCGTctcctcctccaccgcctcccCTCGTCATGCCCAGCCCAGCGAGCCAGGAGCAGCAGGCCGAATCAATCAAGCAGCCAGCTCGTGGCGCAGCAAAAGATCCCCCGAACCCTTCGTTTCAGCCACCACGTTCCGGTGTCAGGGCCGGCGATGAGGGAGGCCCGTGTGCAGACGCGCAGCTGCTgccgcggcggccatggcggctgCTGGTGGAACTGAAATCCGGGAGAGGAGAGCAGAGGGGCCGTCTGTGGTGGTGGCCTTACGGGATTGATTTTGATGGAGTTTTTGATGCCACACcaaaaagagaagagaagagaagagaagcgaATGCTCATCCACAGTCACAGAGGGTGGAGGTAGGTGGGCTCCACCATGAGAGACAGGAGTGGACGCTACGCTCTGTACACAACAGTGTCGATTCATATCGGGCTTTTTCCCAGGTGTATTGCTTGCTCTAGGAAAATAGTatggatattttttttattgtttttgAAATCGAATTTATTTAGTCTAAatatttaaatcgtatatttataatATTGATATCTAATTATATTTAATTCAAATCTAAAtttgataaaaaatattaaaataaatATCATACTAATGATATCCACAATGCGTTTCTGTTTTCATCCGAGAGCCAGCTAAGGTACGGTTGCGCTTGAGCTTGCCGTTTTTTGATGGGTTTGTTGAATTCGGTGACGAAAATGCGCTGCTGCCATTTCCATTTTAGGGGTTTTACCCAATACGGGAGATTGCAGAGCAAAACTAGtaataccaaaaaaaaaaaaagttttcatGGAACACGCAGCTTCCCTTCCCTCGAGATTGTTTGGCATGGTGTTCGCCGACATGTTTGCCAGCTCATTGCCACACACCACATCCGCTGTCAACAACGGTTGTTAGCGTGTATTTCCTTGTTGCTCCATCGCCAAAATATGTTAAATTAGTTTGTTTTTTAGGCGTGAACATCTAtatagtggtaaaaaaaaattGTGTCTCTAACTTTAACTATGATTATACCAACATGCACTAAAATTTACAATGTCAAATTGGTTTAGTTAATCCCACTATAAAATATAGTGACAGTGcatttattttgtattgtatATGATAATATATTTTTCTTCTTCAAACTTAGTTAAATTTGGAGAAGTTTAACATAAAACAAAATTAATGGTCCACAACTTAGAATATATAGGGAGTTTTTTTTTCTGCCTATGATGGAGTTCATACCCTTGTTTAGCAAAggtaataaggccttgtttagttctaaaaattttacaaaatggacactgtaaaaactttcgtttgtatttaataaatattgtctaattatggattaactagactgaaaagattcgtcttgcaaattatagataaactatgcaattaattatttcttttatctatatttaatgcttcatccatgtgccataagattcgacgtgatgaggaatcttaaaaattttgtaaatttttttgaactaaacaaggccttatattgAAGTACCTTGGTAAATTGCTAGGTGAGCCAAGCCGTGTGAGCTTAGCGTTATCTTTTGGAAAGTTCAAGCACTCTGTGGGGCCACGGCGTTTGGAAGTGAAGCTCCACGGCCGACACGTATCACTTGCCTTTGGATGAAAATACGAAATTCCTCTGCTTTGTGGATCGTGGGATATCCCTGGCCGGACACATTTGAAGCGCCACTTTGGATGAGAGAGCATCTACGTGGGTCGGTGATACTATGGTGACAGGTGACAGGAACGATCAAGTCTTTTAGAAGTCAATCAATCTTAGATTTAGCTAAGTACATAGAAAACACTATCAAtattaaaaattttgaataagttTGTTATGGTACTATTGTATGATTAATTTAGTGATACTTAtttagtatcataaatattagtattttttaaatacatttaaaaaaattgaaattGGACTTCTTAAAAAATGTAAGACAATATGCTTTATTATAGCTGGTCGATTTTTCTTTGTGTACACAAAATAATATGGCCATGTTATGGTGTAGAGGATCAACTTGACAACAATTGAGAAGCCATATAATTTAGGAGGTGTTTTGGTTGGGGTTGTTAAAATTTAACAGGTACtgtgtatttttgttttatttggtaattattgtctaatcatagactaattaggcttaaaagaattGTCTaacaaattactctctaacttttagtttcataaataatctatatttaatattctatgtagtgtccaaacatttgatgtgatgagagttaaagtttaactcgtaaaactaaacagggcctgagTTAAGAGGCGTCGTATAATTTATATTGTACTTAAGAGTCACATCACATAGATGCAAATGCGTCAGAGTTGTTCAATTTGGATCTATATGGTTTTATGAATCACAACAACATATAGATGAAATAATACATCATGAGTTCATTTCATAAATTTCGGTTGAATTACTAAAAAGATCAAGATGCCTAAGTGGGGGTGAATTAGGcttttctaaaaatttaagcaacctataagccttAATTCAACCCTTGTGCCTAAGTGTGTTCTAGAGAGTtatcggataaaagttttgcaacttagttccaatcctattttaGCATggtaattctaagaatgtaaagtgctcaaagtaaatgctaaaATGTAAAGGATCAGAGGAAGAGGAACGCGGCGATATTTTGccaaggtatcggagagtcgccactctgcactagtcctcgttggagcgcCCGTGCAAAGGCCTTGTTCCCCCTTGGTacgtgcaaggaccaagtgttctctatgggctgattctttgacactccgtcgcggtgaattaaCCACAACTGCTCACAAGCttaacacgagccacccacaagaacaccagctgatcttcgtgcctccaatcaccaccgaaccgtctaggtgatggcgatcaccaagagtaacaagcaaagaactctcacttgacccaatcaaggctctagagagtggtggatgcacacttgaactcttggaactcactagagagggatctctcaagaaatcactcaattctcaatcctctctaggctcttgcttctctcttgcaccacatgGTGTTTCTCAGCTcaacaaatgggcaagagagctatcttagacgaggtggagaagtataaatactccccaacaAGTCCAAGAGCCGGCCACACGAAATCAGTAGAAGTCGTATGCatcggacgctctttatgttgcaccggacgctctccgtAGAGAGTCTGGTGCCTCTCAAACGACTATTTATACTTTGAAAATCTGCTCGCACCGGACGCACGCAAGCGTCTGATGTCCTCACCCTAGACGCATCCGGTGAGAAAGCCAAATTTACAACCTCTCTAGGTAAGGGAACATACGCACCCCGTAGGGTCCGgtgcgtgcgtccggtgcctaaccctagacaCCTAGCACACTGGCTCAACTCCTGTATACACCAGACGCGCCAATAGTAGCACTGCAGCGTCCAGTGCCAGCGCGTCCGTTGTGTCTACTCAACCAAAACTTCATAAATCGCGAACTTTCCAAAACGAAGCTTGATCCTCTTGATCTAAAGActttctctgagctgcctagtgctagatagagtcttgaatgaactcatccctcaacgaattgtcactcggtggcgtatgtgtattgactatcgaaaactcaacatggctacaaagaaagatcactttccgttacccttcattgatgaaatgttggaacggcttacaaaccactctttcttttgtttctttgatggttattctggatatcaccaaatcccaatcaacctagatgaccaagaaaagactacctttacatgcccgtatggaacttatgcatacctacGAATGtcattcggattgtgcaatgctccagcttctttccaacggtgcatgatgtctattttctcggacatgattgagaagatcatggaggtttccatggatgattttaccgtctatggcaaaaccttcaatcattgtttggagaatttagatagagtcttgcagcgatgtgaagaaaagcacttaatcctgaactaggagaaatgccattttatggttcaagaaggagtagtgctaggacataaagtgtccgaacgtggtatagaggtggacaaagcaaagattgaagttattgaaaaacttccacctcccacgaatgtgaaaggaatccgtagctttttgggacatgcagggttctatagacgctttatcaagaccttctctcaaattgctagacccctaactagtcttctagctaaggatgcacctttcatctttagtgatgagtgccataaatcttttcaaactcttaagaaagtacTCATCTCAGCCCGGATTATCTAACCACctaattggaatcttccttttgagatcatgtgtgatgctagtgattttgcggttggtgccgttttaggacaaaccaaggataaaaagcattatgccatatcctacgctagcaaaaccttgtctggaccacaactcaattacactacaactgaaaaagggcttttggctattgtctttgctatagacaagtttagatcttacttagtgggggcaaagataatcatctattcagaccatgctgctctcaagtacctcctcactaagaaagatgctaagcctcgtctaattcgatggatttttctactccaagactttgacatagaaatccgagataggaagggaatagggaattccgtagccgaccacttgtctaggcttcaatataaggaaacacatgatgagcttcccataaatgactacctaagggatgacaccctgcttaagataacacatgcagatccatggtacgcagacatcataaactttatagtaaaaggctatgtcccacctggtacaaacaaaaggaagttgcttcacaatagtcgtttccacctttgggatgagccatatcttttccgagtctgtgctgatggactcttgataaggtgtgttcctatggctgaggctactcaaattatggaaagatgccatgcctcgccatatggaggacactatggagcattccggacacatgctaaaattcggcaaagtggctttttctggccaacgatgtatggagatacaaaggactttgtcaggagatgccaccgatgtcaaaaacatgggaatatcaactcacgaaatgaaatgcctctcacaaataatcttcatgtataacttttcgatgtatggggcattgatttcatggggccattccctatgtctaggaattgcgagtatatcttagtagctgtggactacgtgtccaaatgggtagaagccctaccttgtcgatcagttgattcaaaacatgccaagagaatgttccatgaagtaatctttcctcgctttggtataccccggatagttataagcgatggaggttcccacttcatcgacaaaatcttccggaagtacctagccgatcatggagtttgacacaacgtcgcaacaccataccatcctcagactagcggtcaagccgaaacatctaacaaacaaatcaaaaatattttacaaaagatcgtagatgagatgggtaaggggtggaaggacaaacttcctgatgcactttgggcatatagaactacattcaaaacacccataggcatgtcaccttatcaacttgtatatagaaaaacttgtcattttcctatggaagtagagtttaaggctcattgcgcactcaagaaatggaacatggatctccacctcgctagcgagaattgtctgatgcaactatctgagctagaagattggacagagaaagcctaccacaattcaaggatctataaagagagaacaaaacgatggcatgataagagaatcaagcacaaggagtttaagcctggagataaggttctactattcaattcaagagttaagctctttgggcatggtaagctacgaagtaagtgggatggaccatataaggttattgacacttcaactcatggagccattaccatccaagatgacattggtaacacttttaaggtaaatggtcaacgcttgaaaatctatctcgagccacaaaacaacctagtagaggaacttgatgtgattgagttcatagaattctcacattaagctctcataagctctagacaattacctaactcTTAACATGCTGCATGAGTTttattgtctatttgggttgtgcaggattttgaggcttaagaagagtgagaccgaacatgcaggccacaagagtgaacgactatgtcaacatccagcttgggggaggcacccccacgtgtatctatataagtattacttttctttcttggttttatttactagtattcagaaataaaaaaatgcataaccatgaaaccaaacaaagtttttcttttgagtaatatacaatagttttgtgtaatcctaagttttaaataaaataaaaagaaagtttgatccaagtctaggtaatagacaaacatgatatgagaaggtctgagctactacttaacttgttccaagtttcactagagttctggagattttatcttttaaaaatctaaaaattcaaaaaaaatgagatcctatttgacataatacctagagtcttataagatataaatattaaaactatgGGCACTtgttttgttcaagccattgttaattcttgtagttttggttgagagaattatcatgctccaaagatcaaggtctttttgttttaaaaatataaaagattcactcttccgaagtattattgcgttagaggcatgggactatgcaaaaatttgattcgaaaaaaggagtgagacgagaggtaaaaatggacaagtgtccgaagtagaattaggggtacaaagatacccacctgagtggaaaaaatggacacgtgtccgacagtagaattaggggtacttggtgcccacttgaaaacaaagaagaaaaaaaagagagagagactgaaaaaagaaagaaaaaaatgatagcccgtggtccctctaataagcaatatgccagtaagagatgacaaacttttcaaaaaggtcaaaggtcttgatctaggagtatgacattcctctcccttgctccgagcattgacatagcaaaatgcaaagtaagtatgctaaaacttttaaagctctacttatatatctttcgagaagaaggcaaatgcctcagttttattttggaaacttacaaaaaaaactccagaacaaaggtaagacagaagaacttgagacatagtgcttgacttgatcgttctatttttcaatcacttaagaccttagtgataacttaaaaaaaccctgtagtaagaggcataaaagtaacccctgttttcttgctgattttagctttgctcagggacgagcaaaggttaagcttgggagagcttgttgacggtccttaatgctcacatttaaccgtcaactaatcatggaaaaggacctatatgcaagcaccatccaaaattagggtttcatctgacagaattccacgagttttggtgtttgcctatttctgcagggggttatcaggaaatatggaggaaaggcccacacgtcacgtttacatagagatattaaggcCTGCTACAATTTTCCGTAATGAGATGGACCTAAGAAGCGATTGGACCGAAgcagaggcagaacggggcctggcctagggcgcccgccctcctgtggtgcccaatcagggtccacttcggggattatgccccactgactctaaggatcgaggaaagtCACGCGATTAAGGTTGgcttgatcggatggtggagaataacgtgacgcggatcgatgacgtggcaattccttgggggctactcttcctagatttcttggggctactcttcctaggcTATATAAGgcgcccccaccagcccctggagggatatctcttctacagaatcaaagctagggtttcaattattcatccaagtagagaggatccctctagttcatctagttctagttctagttagttctagttgtaatctagaaaatagggagagagaagaggagagcggaggaggagccggatctgtcggatcttcctcaacattgtacttttgcagcaactggtttgttcttcatcgttctccaagttcttcaattcataattcttgagttctttaattacttttatttacattcaagttatttattggattcccgcttacatcaagtgctctagtctttgcagcgctagagtagtaattaatagattagacatggtgtttagtcttgcaattacctggaattgcactcaatcctgcggattgttgtggtagccctagggtagtgacagccctaacggtcgacgtattccacctcattcggatcggtgtttgtaggactgtagttagagcttcctagcccccttctcatctctttctgtggttagtgttctgatgtcccgaaataaataatctttgaagtaattcttgattcttatatcaactagagaactcttaggaaacatcctctcttcccaccaaaaataattatatagttatccttgggcgatcttgtatcttaattagtacactcacgttccctgtggaaaatcgatactctggaatactcctgggtgaaagctacatcggtatccgtttgcggattttttctgtttgcgtttaaaatacccaacagatgcgtctggtgctcactgGACCCGTACGCAAAGAGCTTTGAAAACTCACGGGACCATCGGACGTAGGCCACCGGACACACACCTTGCATCCAATGCTATGGGCAACGCACCGAGGTTACACTGAATGCACTACACCAGACACGCTTAGGTTACTGTGCGTGAGTCCGGTGTGTGCACCCCAGCAGAAACAACTCACCGGACGCATAGGGAGCGTTTGGTGCAGCGTCCGCTACAGAGTCCGGTGCACCACGAGCTTGAGATTTTCAACGAGACTTCACACAACTTTCACCCAACTAAGTTC from Sorghum bicolor cultivar BTx623 chromosome 3, Sorghum_bicolor_NCBIv3, whole genome shotgun sequence encodes the following:
- the LOC8078190 gene encoding ELF3-like protein 2 isoform X1; the encoded protein is MTRGGGGGGDGKGPLFPRLHVSDAGKGGGPRAPPRNKMALYEQLTVPSNRFSSPAPAPARAAGAKASLVPSTSAAQVYGYDRTLFQPFNVPSNEPARSSEKFKGNCINGQSNSTRRESLRMSSQTKSKDVCASKSIAGCTSQHRGGNTIKSSGKKVVNDDEFMVPSICSPRIYRYSTQEHADKSKPQSTTNPHKSPSMSKSSAKCYSTVNKHLDRMNEADMRLMNSPKVKEKEAVQVPKGVEVKEKDSSIQASEKFKDKYAKLCQMRNKVSNINRSDNNSCQPTSVNGKSTEAKNPTATRNPSSCKPCTDVDSSNWNSNLLERSPREGGAKRKRQHHSGEQNDDLSDDSVECIPGWELSPDEIAGAIGPKHFWKARRAIQNQQRVFAVQVFELHKLIKVQKLIAASPHLLIEGDPVLGNALMGKRNKLPKGNLKVQTLSITNKDDIQPTLEQPELSKQNTEGNPSHHSRDDGLDDNHHDQAAANETFTSNPPAIPVAPDNKQNNWCMNPPQNQWLVPVMSPSEGLVYKPYAGPCPPVGNLLTPFYANCTPLRLPSTPYGVPMPHQPQQMVPPGAPAMHMNYFPPFSMPVMNPGTPASAVEQGSHAAAPQPQGHMEQQSLISCNMSHPSGIWRFLASRDSEPQASSASSPFDRLEAQGDGSGPVSFFPKASVLNAQPQPSSGGRDQQNHVIRVVPRNAQTASVPNAQPQPSSGGRDQQNHVIRVVPRNAQTASVANAQTQPSSGGQDQWNHVIRVVPHNAQTASESAARIFRSIQMERKQNDS
- the LOC8078190 gene encoding ELF3-like protein 2 isoform X2; translated protein: MYACLSYFLRNWRTEKKNPDSREQPCYNHRQDINYLRIQVYGYDRTLFQPFNVPSNEPARSSEKFKGNCINGQSNSTRRESLRMSSQTKSKDVCASKSIAGCTSQHRGGNTIKSSGKKVVNDDEFMVPSICSPRIYRYSTQEHADKSKPQSTTNPHKSPSMSKSSAKCYSTVNKHLDRMNEADMRLMNSPKVKEKEAVQVPKGVEVKEKDSSIQASEKFKDKYAKLCQMRNKVSNINRSDNNSCQPTSVNGKSTEAKNPTATRNPSSCKPCTDVDSSNWNSNLLERSPREGGAKRKRQHHSGEQNDDLSDDSVECIPGWELSPDEIAGAIGPKHFWKARRAIQNQQRVFAVQVFELHKLIKVQKLIAASPHLLIEGDPVLGNALMGKRNKLPKGNLKVQTLSITNKDDIQPTLEQPELSKQNTEGNPSHHSRDDGLDDNHHDQAAANETFTSNPPAIPVAPDNKQNNWCMNPPQNQWLVPVMSPSEGLVYKPYAGPCPPVGNLLTPFYANCTPLRLPSTPYGVPMPHQPQQMVPPGAPAMHMNYFPPFSMPVMNPGTPASAVEQGSHAAAPQPQGHMEQQSLISCNMSHPSGIWRFLASRDSEPQASSASSPFDRLEAQGDGSGPVSFFPKASVLNAQPQPSSGGRDQQNHVIRVVPRNAQTASVPNAQPQPSSGGRDQQNHVIRVVPRNAQTASVANAQTQPSSGGQDQWNHVIRVVPHNAQTASESAARIFRSIQMERKQNDS
- the LOC8078190 gene encoding protein HEADING DATE 3B isoform X3, with amino-acid sequence MSSQTKSKDVCASKSIAGCTSQHRGGNTIKSSGKKVVNDDEFMVPSICSPRIYRYSTQEHADKSKPQSTTNPHKSPSMSKSSAKCYSTVNKHLDRMNEADMRLMNSPKVKEKEAVQVPKGVEVKEKDSSIQASEKFKDKYAKLCQMRNKVSNINRSDNNSCQPTSVNGKSTEAKNPTATRNPSSCKPCTDVDSSNWNSNLLERSPREGGAKRKRQHHSGEQNDDLSDDSVECIPGWELSPDEIAGAIGPKHFWKARRAIQNQQRVFAVQVFELHKLIKVQKLIAASPHLLIEGDPVLGNALMGKRNKLPKGNLKVQTLSITNKDDIQPTLEQPELSKQNTEGNPSHHSRDDGLDDNHHDQAAANETFTSNPPAIPVAPDNKQNNWCMNPPQNQWLVPVMSPSEGLVYKPYAGPCPPVGNLLTPFYANCTPLRLPSTPYGVPMPHQPQQMVPPGAPAMHMNYFPPFSMPVMNPGTPASAVEQGSHAAAPQPQGHMEQQSLISCNMSHPSGIWRFLASRDSEPQASSASSPFDRLEAQGDGSGPVSFFPKASVLNAQPQPSSGGRDQQNHVIRVVPRNAQTASVPNAQPQPSSGGRDQQNHVIRVVPRNAQTASVANAQTQPSSGGQDQWNHVIRVVPHNAQTASESAARIFRSIQMERKQNDS